The following are from one region of the Deltaproteobacteria bacterium genome:
- the atpG gene encoding ATP synthase F1 subunit gamma, with product MPSLKDIKRRIKSVKNTQQITKAMKMVAAAKLKRAHDDIIAARPYSQKMLDIINSLASRVRPDAHPLLSKKGGGRVELVIVTSDRGLCGGFNSNIIRGSEGFIRKNTDNTGITLNLIGKKAKDYFKRRGLTIRQERPVGSGRPKYTAAAEIAKEIVDSHIKETFDETYLIYSEFKSALSQKLVIQRLLPIESPKESEEEATEYIYEPSQEAILADILPKYIEVQIFMALLESAASEHGARMAAMDSATKNAKEMIEGLTLKYNRLRQAAITKELMEIIGGAEALKG from the coding sequence ATGCCCAGCTTAAAAGACATAAAACGCAGAATAAAGAGTGTAAAAAACACCCAGCAAATTACAAAGGCAATGAAGATGGTTGCTGCCGCAAAGTTGAAGCGCGCCCATGACGATATCATTGCAGCGCGTCCTTATTCGCAAAAGATGCTGGATATCATCAACAGCCTGGCTTCAAGGGTCAGGCCTGATGCGCATCCCCTGCTCTCAAAAAAGGGGGGTGGAAGGGTGGAACTTGTTATTGTTACATCAGACAGAGGATTGTGCGGCGGCTTTAACAGCAATATAATAAGGGGCTCGGAAGGTTTCATAAGAAAAAATACTGACAATACCGGGATAACCCTTAATCTTATAGGCAAAAAAGCAAAGGACTATTTCAAACGCAGGGGTTTAACCATAAGACAGGAGAGGCCTGTCGGCTCAGGCAGGCCTAAGTATACCGCTGCCGCAGAGATTGCAAAAGAAATTGTGGATTCACACATAAAGGAAACATTTGATGAAACATATCTCATATACAGCGAATTTAAATCTGCGTTGAGCCAGAAACTTGTAATCCAGAGGCTTCTGCCGATTGAATCTCCAAAAGAGAGCGAAGAAGAAGCCACAGAATATATCTATGAGCCGTCTCAGGAGGCAATCCTTGCCGATATCTTGCCAAAATACATAGAGGTACAGATATTTATGGCGCTTCTGGAATCAGCAGCCAGCGAACACGGCGCAAGAATGGCTGCGATGGACTCTGCGACAAAGAATGCCAAAGAGATGATAGAAGGCCTTACATTGAAATACAACAGACTGCGCCAGGCGGCGATTACAAAAGAATTGATGGAGATAATCGGAGGGGCAGAGGCGCTGAAAGGATAA
- the atpA gene encoding F0F1 ATP synthase subunit alpha yields MIKAEEISQLIKTQIKGFEKAIDVKEVGTVISVGDGIARIYGLEKAMAGELLEFPHNIRGMVLNLEADNVGAAIFGEDYKIKEGDVVKRTGKIVEVPVGEGLMGRVINALGVPIDGKGPLEAQTTRRVEVKARGIVDRKPVKEPLQTGIKAIDGMIPIGRGQRELIIGDRQTGKTAVAIDTIINQKGQGVFCIYVAIGQKQSTVAQVVEKLKQSGAMDYTLVVSATASEAAPLQFIAPYTGCTISEHFRDNGKHALIIYDDLSKHAVAYRQLSLLLRRPPGREAYPGDVFYLHSRLLERAAKLKDELGGGSLTALPIIETQSGDVSAYIPTNVISITDGQIYLETDLFYAGVRPAINVGLSVSRVGGSAQVKAMKQVAGTLRLELAQYRELAAFAQFGSDLDVATQRQLARGSRLVEILKQGQYKPLPVEKQVLIIFAATNGYVDGYPVAALKKYEEELYTFFDTKHPELIKELKEKKAIDDAIKPKLTKTLDDFKVLFVA; encoded by the coding sequence ATGATTAAGGCAGAAGAAATAAGTCAGCTTATTAAAACTCAAATTAAAGGGTTCGAGAAGGCAATAGATGTAAAAGAGGTCGGAACTGTTATATCGGTTGGGGACGGCATTGCCAGAATCTATGGCCTTGAAAAGGCAATGGCAGGCGAGCTTTTGGAATTCCCGCATAATATACGCGGCATGGTTTTAAATCTGGAAGCGGACAATGTCGGCGCAGCCATTTTCGGAGAGGATTATAAGATTAAGGAAGGGGATGTAGTTAAGAGGACAGGCAAAATCGTGGAAGTTCCTGTAGGCGAAGGACTTATGGGAAGGGTTATAAATGCCCTCGGTGTTCCAATAGACGGCAAGGGGCCATTAGAGGCACAAACCACGCGGCGCGTTGAAGTTAAGGCAAGGGGCATAGTTGACAGAAAGCCTGTTAAAGAGCCGCTCCAGACAGGTATCAAGGCGATAGACGGCATGATACCTATTGGCAGGGGGCAGAGGGAACTGATAATCGGCGACAGACAGACCGGAAAGACAGCGGTTGCCATAGACACAATAATAAACCAGAAAGGCCAGGGTGTATTCTGCATCTATGTTGCTATAGGACAGAAACAATCCACTGTTGCGCAGGTGGTTGAAAAGCTTAAACAGTCCGGCGCAATGGATTATACCTTGGTTGTTTCCGCAACAGCAAGCGAAGCAGCGCCGCTTCAATTTATAGCGCCTTATACAGGATGCACCATCAGCGAACATTTCAGAGATAACGGAAAACATGCGCTTATAATATATGATGACCTTTCAAAACATGCTGTTGCATACAGACAATTGTCCCTTCTTTTGAGAAGGCCGCCGGGCAGAGAGGCTTATCCGGGCGATGTATTCTATCTTCACTCAAGACTACTTGAGAGGGCTGCTAAATTAAAGGATGAGCTTGGCGGTGGCTCTTTAACAGCGCTTCCTATTATTGAAACCCAGTCAGGCGATGTATCCGCATACATTCCGACTAATGTCATATCCATTACAGACGGCCAGATATATCTTGAGACAGATCTCTTTTATGCCGGCGTAAGGCCTGCAATAAATGTCGGCCTCTCGGTTTCCCGTGTTGGCGGAAGCGCGCAGGTAAAGGCAATGAAACAGGTGGCAGGTACGCTCAGGCTTGAACTTGCACAATACAGGGAGCTTGCGGCATTTGCGCAGTTCGGAAGCGATCTTGATGTCGCAACACAGAGACAGCTTGCGAGAGGCTCACGGCTTGTTGAGATATTGAAGCAGGGGCAGTATAAACCCCTGCCTGTTGAAAAGCAGGTATTGATTATTTTTGCCGCAACAAATGGCTATGTGGACGGTTATCCTGTTGCAGCGCTCAAAAAATACGAAGAAGAGCTTTATACATTCTTTGACACAAAACACCCTGAACTGATTAAAGAGCTTAAGGAAAAAAAGGCAATAGACGATGCCATTAAGCCAAAACTTACTAAGACGCTGGATGACTTTAAGGTATTGTTTGTAGCTTAA
- the atpH gene encoding ATP synthase F1 subunit delta, which produces MKKSAVAKRYAKALIELGQEEKRYKEIGRELRDISTVFTANPEFKRFALNPMYKLEDRHGLIRKVGDVLEISDTVKRFLAILTKNRGIGIIEDINAAYSILEDELSGRIKVTVESAADLDKNRIDEITKKLHQLTNKEIILTVEKTPALIGGLVFRIGNTILDGSIKTQLERVKEKIIQGVI; this is translated from the coding sequence ATGAAAAAAAGCGCTGTTGCTAAAAGATATGCAAAGGCCCTGATTGAACTGGGGCAAGAGGAAAAGAGATATAAGGAAATAGGCAGAGAGTTGAGGGATATTTCAACTGTATTTACCGCTAACCCTGAATTCAAGAGATTTGCCCTCAATCCAATGTATAAATTGGAAGATAGACACGGCCTTATAAGAAAGGTGGGGGATGTATTAGAAATCTCCGATACTGTTAAAAGATTTTTAGCCATTTTAACAAAGAATAGAGGCATAGGAATAATTGAAGATATAAACGCCGCATATTCCATATTGGAAGATGAATTGTCAGGCAGAATAAAGGTAACCGTGGAATCAGCCGCAGATCTGGATAAAAATCGTATTGATGAAATTACTAAAAAGCTTCATCAATTGACCAACAAAGAGATTATTCTTACGGTTGAAAAAACCCCCGCGCTTATCGGCGGACTTGTTTTTCGGATTGGAAACACCATACTGGACGGAAGCATAAAAACCCAGTTGGAAAGGGTTAAAGAAAAAATAATACAAGGGGTGATTTGA
- a CDS encoding ATP synthase F0 subunit B, whose translation MKFQISNFKFQILLNCLRSAVYCLLFIASPVLAAEEGGHGGESGMVWRIVNFAILALALFLMLRYFKVKDFFADRKKSIIVELEEAKKAKEDAERKVKEFELKFSSLDKRIEEIYQEIMEEGEIEKKRIIEEAIKLSDRIQEQARLAAEQEIKKAMEEIKGEIAKVAVEMAEEILRGELSAADHERLIKEYLEKVRLH comes from the coding sequence ATGAAATTTCAAATTTCAAATTTCAAATTTCAAATTTTATTGAACTGTTTACGGTCTGCTGTCTACTGTCTGCTGTTTATTGCCTCTCCGGTTCTTGCCGCTGAAGAAGGCGGGCATGGCGGCGAAAGCGGCATGGTATGGCGTATTGTGAACTTCGCAATACTTGCTCTGGCGCTATTTTTAATGCTTAGGTATTTCAAGGTAAAAGATTTTTTTGCCGATAGAAAGAAGTCAATAATTGTCGAATTGGAAGAGGCTAAAAAGGCAAAGGAAGATGCTGAAAGAAAGGTAAAGGAGTTTGAACTGAAATTCAGTTCTCTTGACAAAAGGATAGAAGAGATTTATCAGGAGATAATGGAAGAAGGAGAGATTGAAAAGAAAAGAATTATAGAAGAGGCTATTAAGCTATCTGACAGGATACAAGAACAGGCAAGACTTGCGGCAGAACAGGAGATTAAGAAGGCAATGGAAGAGATTAAGGGAGAGATTGCGAAGGTGGCAGTTGAGATGGCAGAAGAAATACTGCGGGGCGAACTTAGCGCCGCTGACCATGAAAGGCTTATAAAGGAGTATCTGGAAAAGGTCAGACTGCATTAA
- the mdh gene encoding malate dehydrogenase codes for MARKKITIVGAGNVGAHAAVWAAIKELGDIVLIDVVAGVPQGKGLDLTEASPVEGFDSRILGTNDYKDTANSDIVIITAGMARKPGMSRSDLINTNTGIVKGVTEQIAKHSPNAIIIVVTNPLDVMVYVAWKVSGFPHNRVIGLSGALDAARLKTFIAMELNVSVEDISAMVIGGHADEMVPLPRYSTVSGIPIGQLISKNRIDAIMERTKKAGSEIVGLLKTGSAFYAPSAAVIEMAESIIRDKKRVIPCAAYCNGKYGVNGIFIGVPVKLGSDGVEDIIEIELSKEEWTQFGNSVSVIKKLIEEIKI; via the coding sequence ATGGCCCGTAAGAAAATAACCATTGTTGGCGCAGGCAATGTTGGCGCCCATGCCGCTGTATGGGCGGCGATAAAAGAGCTCGGCGATATTGTCTTAATAGATGTTGTGGCGGGTGTGCCGCAGGGCAAAGGACTTGACTTAACGGAGGCATCGCCTGTTGAGGGTTTTGACTCAAGGATCCTGGGGACTAATGATTACAAGGATACAGCAAATTCGGATATTGTAATCATTACAGCAGGCATGGCAAGAAAACCCGGGATGAGCAGGAGCGATTTAATAAATACAAACACAGGGATTGTGAAAGGTGTTACGGAGCAGATTGCCAAGCATTCTCCAAATGCCATTATAATAGTTGTTACAAACCCGCTTGATGTCATGGTCTATGTTGCATGGAAGGTGAGCGGTTTCCCGCATAACAGGGTTATCGGTCTTTCAGGCGCGCTTGATGCAGCAAGGCTTAAGACATTTATTGCCATGGAGCTGAATGTATCTGTTGAAGATATAAGCGCAATGGTTATCGGCGGCCATGCGGATGAGATGGTACCGCTTCCGAGATACTCCACTGTTTCAGGTATTCCAATCGGCCAGTTAATCTCAAAAAACAGGATTGATGCCATAATGGAAAGGACAAAGAAGGCAGGTAGTGAAATAGTTGGACTATTAAAGACAGGGAGCGCATTCTATGCGCCCTCTGCAGCTGTTATAGAGATGGCAGAATCCATAATAAGGGATAAGAAGAGGGTAATCCCCTGCGCAGCGTACTGCAACGGCAAATACGGCGTGAACGGCATATTTATTGGCGTTCCTGTGAAACTGGGAAGCGACGGCGTTGAGGATATTATTGAGATTGAACTGAGTAAAGAGGAATGGACTCAATTTGGCAATTCAGTTTCAGTGATTAAGAAATTGATTGAGGAAATAAAGATATAA